Proteins encoded in a region of the Methylobacterium radiotolerans JCM 2831 genome:
- a CDS encoding gamma-glutamylcyclotransferase family protein: MPLYFAYGANMDAAAMALRCPVSRLIGGGHLPRHRFIIMREGYASVVPDPRRTVWGVLWELAVDDVPALDRYEGVAGGLYTKAALPVRTGEGVKRALIYRGCSTAPGRPRPGYLEAVVAAGRAAQLPPAYLRELGTWARGLPA, from the coding sequence ATGCCCCTCTATTTCGCCTACGGCGCCAACATGGATGCCGCCGCGATGGCGCTGCGCTGCCCGGTTTCGCGGCTGATCGGCGGCGGACATCTGCCGCGCCACCGCTTCATCATCATGCGCGAGGGCTACGCGTCCGTGGTGCCCGATCCCCGACGCACCGTCTGGGGCGTCCTGTGGGAGCTGGCTGTCGACGACGTCCCGGCGCTCGACCGCTACGAGGGCGTCGCCGGCGGCCTCTACACCAAGGCGGCGCTCCCGGTCCGCACGGGGGAGGGCGTCAAGCGCGCCCTGATCTATCGCGGGTGCTCGACCGCGCCCGGCCGCCCGCGGCCCGGATACCTAGAGGCGGTCGTCGCGGCGGGGCGCGCGGCGCAGCTGCCCCCGGCCTATCTGCGGGAGCTCGGCACCTGGGCCCGCGGCCTGCCGGCCTGA
- a CDS encoding DUF599 domain-containing protein yields the protein MTDLSAGSAAFSHLDLAALLYFILAWIAYGLSVGRLRGRMVSLSQIMNGHRANWARQVIGRDNRVVDTQINASLQNGTAFFASTSLIALGSVLTLSRSGDDVLNLFATLPFGTAANRLTWELKVAGLALIFVYAFFKFAWAYRLFNYTAILLGAVPHKGSGTSEIEMLRAVRRLAAMNVSAGRHFARGQRAFFFALAYLGWFISPYVLFVSTTAVVIIMWRRQFASEIRKALLEAGEGPHEGPLEAPLLSPAEEART from the coding sequence ATGACCGACCTGTCCGCCGGCAGCGCCGCCTTCTCGCACCTCGATCTCGCGGCGCTGCTCTACTTCATCCTCGCCTGGATCGCCTACGGCCTGTCCGTCGGCCGGTTGCGCGGCAGGATGGTCTCCCTCAGCCAGATCATGAACGGCCACCGGGCCAACTGGGCGCGCCAAGTCATCGGCCGCGACAACCGGGTGGTCGACACGCAGATCAACGCCTCGCTGCAGAACGGCACGGCGTTCTTCGCCTCGACCTCGCTCATCGCCCTGGGCTCGGTCCTGACCCTGTCGCGCTCCGGGGACGATGTCCTGAACCTGTTCGCCACGCTGCCGTTCGGGACGGCGGCCAACCGCCTGACCTGGGAGCTGAAGGTCGCCGGCCTCGCACTGATCTTCGTCTACGCCTTCTTCAAATTCGCCTGGGCCTACAGGCTGTTCAATTACACGGCGATCCTGCTCGGCGCCGTGCCGCACAAGGGATCCGGCACGAGCGAGATCGAGATGCTGCGGGCGGTGCGGCGGCTCGCGGCCATGAACGTCAGCGCCGGGCGTCACTTCGCCCGCGGGCAGCGGGCGTTCTTCTTCGCGCTCGCCTATCTCGGCTGGTTCATCAGCCCCTACGTGCTGTTCGTCTCGACGACCGCCGTCGTGATCATCATGTGGCGCCGCCAATTCGCCTCGGAGATCCGCAAGGCGCTCCTGGAAGCCGGGGAGGGACCTCACGAGGGGCCGCTCGAGGCTCCGCTCCTGTCGCCCGCCGAGGAGGCCCGCACATGA
- a CDS encoding formate/nitrite transporter family protein, translating to MSYLAPADFVKKAVDAGEAKVFMATKDTFIRAYMAGAILALAAAFAVTINQTTGQPLVAALLFPVGFSMLYLLGYDLFTGVCVLTPLALIDKRPGVTVAGVARNWVLVFFGNFAGALTTAVMMSIVFTFGFATEPNAVGKLIAGIGEARTLGYEKYGASGMLTLFVRAMLCNWMVSTGVIGAMLSTSVPGKVIAMWMPITVFFFMTFEHSVVNMFLFPSAILMGGHLTVMDYLLWNEIPTLIGNIVGGIAFTGLMLYSTHVRTGATRSQTLAAGVRRPIAAE from the coding sequence ATGTCGTATCTGGCGCCCGCCGATTTCGTGAAGAAGGCCGTCGATGCCGGTGAGGCAAAGGTCTTCATGGCCACCAAGGACACGTTCATCCGGGCCTACATGGCCGGCGCGATCCTGGCGCTCGCCGCTGCCTTCGCGGTGACCATCAATCAGACGACCGGCCAGCCGCTGGTGGCGGCCCTGCTGTTCCCGGTCGGCTTCTCGATGCTGTACCTGCTCGGCTACGACCTGTTCACCGGCGTCTGCGTGCTCACCCCGCTCGCCCTCATCGACAAGCGCCCCGGCGTCACCGTGGCCGGCGTCGCCCGCAACTGGGTGCTGGTCTTCTTCGGCAACTTCGCGGGCGCCCTGACCACGGCGGTGATGATGTCGATCGTCTTCACCTTCGGCTTCGCCACCGAGCCGAACGCCGTCGGCAAGCTCATCGCCGGCATCGGCGAGGCCCGGACCCTCGGCTACGAGAAGTACGGCGCCTCCGGCATGCTGACGCTCTTCGTCCGCGCCATGCTGTGCAACTGGATGGTCTCGACCGGCGTCATCGGCGCCATGCTGTCGACCTCGGTGCCCGGCAAGGTCATCGCCATGTGGATGCCGATCACGGTGTTCTTCTTCATGACCTTCGAGCACTCGGTGGTGAACATGTTCCTGTTCCCGTCGGCGATCCTCATGGGCGGCCACCTGACGGTCATGGACTACCTGCTCTGGAACGAGATCCCGACGCTGATCGGTAACATCGTGGGCGGCATCGCCTTCACCGGCCTGATGCTCTACTCCACCCATGTCCGCACCGGCGCGACGCGGAGCCAGACCCTGGCTGCCGGCGTCCGTCGCCCGATCGCGGCCGAGTAA
- a CDS encoding YdcF family protein: MFFPASKVIFFLITPSNFCIFAILLGIAVAAVTRWRRSGLGLALLGSFLLGAAGLAPLSDVALIPLEQRFPAYPDDGPAPTGIIVLGGGIEAGLSEARRQIVVNDAGERPIYLGDLARRYPAARLVFSGGSGFIAGGMAEADIVSRQADVIGVPRTRLILENRSRNTHENAAFSAALVKPKPGERWLLVTSAWHMPRAVGCFRQAGFAVDAFPVDYRTRGWSDVAHFHGFASDGLLQFDLAVKEWIGLVAYRLSGYTPDWLPGPDAEGASEAAPETGSDNR; this comes from the coding sequence GTGTTCTTCCCCGCCTCGAAGGTGATCTTCTTCCTGATCACCCCGTCGAATTTCTGCATCTTCGCGATCCTGCTCGGGATCGCCGTCGCGGCGGTGACGCGCTGGCGGAGGAGCGGTCTCGGTCTCGCGCTGCTGGGCAGTTTCCTGCTCGGTGCCGCCGGACTGGCGCCCCTCTCGGACGTGGCCCTGATCCCGCTCGAGCAGCGCTTCCCGGCCTATCCGGACGACGGCCCGGCCCCGACCGGGATCATCGTGCTGGGTGGCGGCATCGAGGCGGGTCTGTCAGAGGCGCGTCGCCAGATCGTCGTCAACGATGCCGGCGAGCGGCCGATCTATCTCGGCGACCTCGCCCGGCGCTACCCGGCGGCGCGGCTGGTCTTCTCCGGTGGCAGCGGCTTCATCGCGGGCGGCATGGCCGAAGCCGACATCGTGAGCCGGCAGGCGGACGTGATCGGCGTGCCGCGGACGCGCCTGATCCTGGAGAACCGCTCGCGCAACACCCACGAGAACGCCGCCTTCTCGGCGGCCCTGGTGAAGCCGAAGCCCGGCGAGCGCTGGCTGCTCGTGACCTCGGCCTGGCACATGCCTCGGGCGGTCGGCTGCTTCCGCCAAGCCGGCTTCGCGGTGGACGCCTTCCCGGTAGATTACCGGACCCGCGGCTGGAGCGACGTCGCGCACTTCCACGGCTTCGCGTCGGACGGGCTGCTCCAGTTCGATTTGGCCGTCAAGGAGTGGATCGGCCTCGTCGCCTATCGCCTGTCCGGCTACACGCCGGACTGGCTGCCGGGCCCGGATGCCGAGGGGGCTTCCGAGGCCGCGCCGGAAACCGGCAGCGACAATCGGTAG
- a CDS encoding dimethylmenaquinone methyltransferase, translated as MAIDPTLRDALSAVTPASLARALARAGVKACTPHGLSARGSATVVGAAYTMRMIPARDDAAGDLAAAVDAVPEGAVVVIDAGSSGLVLPFGAILAARLAQRGAAGLITDAALPEEVGLPAWCRTAAATGALALVGTQERVACGGAAIHPGDILVGDTTGLVAVPAALAERVALEAVEQQRLDLWIQREVERGADLASLLPPDAAALARFEAETRPA; from the coding sequence ATGGCGATCGACCCGACCCTGCGCGACGCGCTCTCCGCCGTGACCCCGGCGAGCCTCGCCCGCGCCCTGGCGCGGGCCGGGGTGAAGGCCTGCACCCCGCACGGTCTCTCGGCGCGGGGGAGCGCGACCGTGGTCGGAGCCGCCTACACGATGCGGATGATCCCGGCCCGCGACGACGCCGCGGGTGATCTCGCCGCCGCCGTCGACGCCGTGCCCGAGGGGGCCGTCGTGGTCATCGATGCGGGATCCTCCGGCCTCGTCCTTCCCTTCGGGGCGATCCTGGCGGCGCGCCTTGCCCAGCGCGGCGCCGCCGGTCTGATCACCGACGCGGCCCTGCCGGAGGAGGTCGGCCTCCCCGCCTGGTGCCGGACGGCCGCGGCCACCGGGGCTCTGGCCCTGGTCGGCACGCAGGAGCGCGTCGCCTGCGGCGGTGCCGCCATCCATCCCGGCGATATCCTGGTCGGCGATACGACCGGCCTCGTCGCGGTGCCGGCGGCGCTCGCCGAGCGCGTCGCCCTGGAGGCCGTGGAGCAGCAGCGCCTCGACCTCTGGATCCAGCGCGAGGTCGAGCGCGGCGCGGACCTCGCGAGCCTCCTCCCGCCGGACGCCGCGGCCCTCGCCCGGTTCGAGGCCGAGACGAGGCCGGCCTGA
- a CDS encoding DUF3253 domain-containing protein, whose amino-acid sequence MTDPRPDDAAIETTMLRLVAERGADKTVCPSEVARALGGPHPDGWGPLMQPVRRVAVRLAHAGQIAILRKGRPVDPDDFRGIYRLSLPVSGAASEAPSASGPGSQSGV is encoded by the coding sequence ATGACCGACCCACGACCCGACGACGCCGCGATCGAGACGACGATGCTGCGCCTCGTGGCCGAGCGCGGCGCCGACAAGACGGTCTGTCCCTCGGAAGTCGCCCGCGCCCTCGGCGGCCCGCACCCGGACGGCTGGGGTCCGCTGATGCAGCCCGTGCGACGGGTCGCGGTGCGACTGGCCCACGCGGGGCAGATCGCGATCCTGCGGAAGGGGAGACCCGTCGACCCGGACGATTTCCGCGGGATCTACCGATTGTCGCTGCCGGTTTCCGGCGCGGCCTCGGAAGCCCCCTCGGCATCCGGGCCCGGCAGCCAGTCCGGCGTGTAG
- a CDS encoding acylphosphatase, translated as MSETRTISVIVTGRVQGVSYRAWTQSEARARGLAGTVRNRDDGSVEAVFSGAPEAVAEMEALCRSGPPGARVADVTARDGGDVPTGGAFRILRD; from the coding sequence ATGAGTGAGACCCGGACGATCTCCGTCATCGTCACCGGTCGCGTCCAGGGCGTGTCCTACCGGGCCTGGACGCAGTCCGAGGCCCGCGCCCGCGGCCTCGCTGGCACGGTGCGCAACCGCGACGACGGCTCGGTCGAGGCGGTCTTCAGCGGCGCGCCGGAGGCCGTGGCGGAGATGGAGGCCCTGTGCCGGTCGGGTCCGCCGGGCGCGCGCGTGGCCGACGTGACCGCGCGGGACGGCGGCGACGTGCCGACCGGCGGCGCGTTCCGGATCCTGCGCGACTGA